Proteins from a genomic interval of Nitrospina gracilis Nb-211:
- a CDS encoding vitamin B12-dependent ribonucleotide reductase produces the protein MDIPRIFTKSRKDPYEGLNFVERSSKITNANGSVVSEIAGVMVPDSWSQVAADIIAQKYFRKAGVPAVTKKRYEHDVPEWLCPSEPDHATLENLPEDQRYGRETDARQVFNRLAGCWTYWGWKHGYFSNEEAALNYYDEMCCMLARQSGAPNSPQWFNTGLNWAYGIEGPPQGHYFFNELTGKTEKSPSAYERPQPHACFILSIEDDLVNEGGIMDLWQQEARLFKYGSGTGTNFSKLRSGGESLSGGGQSSGLMSFLKIGDRAAGAIKSGGTTRRAAKMVTLDVDHPDIEEYIQWKVKEERKVAALAAGSKLCRKHLKAVLDACWDWDQASTRFDVKQNKKLKKAVRDALAVFVPQNYIYRVIQLAEQGVKDVEFEEYDTNWTSEAYQTVSGQNSNNSVRLTNEFLHAVECDGDWNLVARTTGKVVKTVKARDIWRLVNESTWASADPGVQFDTTINEWHTCPQGGRINASNPCSEYMFLDDTACNLASINLMKFHDAETGKFDVDKFIAACRLWTLTLEISVTMAQFPNKAIAQKSYEYRTLGLGYANLGTLLMVSGIPYDSKQAQAITGAITAIMTGISYAMSAEIAGEIGPFPRYKENAEDMLRVMRNHQRAAHNADAREYEGLTVYPRGIDPMHCPVYLHEAALDAWKQALELGQQHGYRNAQTTCIAPTGTIGLVMDCDTTGIEPDYALVKYKKLAGGGYFKIINRAVPLALKNLGYPQEQIQAIVDHCVGAASLKGAPYINYEALKAKGFTDHVLSAVEKELPRVFDITFAFNKYVLGENFCTEVLGIDGDQLDAPDFNLLRHIGFTDEQISKANDHICGTMTIEGAPHLKEEHYPVFDCANKCGKYGKRYIRHEAHIRKMAAAQPFISGAISKTINMPNSSTIEDVDKAHMLSWKLMVKGTAVYRDGSKLSQPLNSVVAAEFNLEDLEDETERDTLKVAEKLTRVFIDQQKKRKPLPFRRKGYTQKAVVGGHKVYLRTGEYEDGTLGEIFIDMHKEGAAYRSLMNCFAISISLGLQHGVPLEEFVDAFVFTRFEPNGMVTGNNTITMATSTIDYIFRELAISYLDRYDLAHVTPEDLRSDALQKEAEVSPDAEEDSEKSKPSTEAKGKRAEEPGDADEPPTSFGNGGNGHTTPLAGTTTKKLGAVALKLSKDTKNSAAIAKMKGYEGDPCGECGQLTLVRNGTCLKCISCGATSGCS, from the coding sequence ATGGATATCCCCCGCATATTTACCAAGAGTCGCAAGGACCCGTACGAAGGCCTGAATTTTGTCGAACGGTCTTCCAAAATCACCAACGCAAACGGGTCGGTAGTCTCTGAAATAGCGGGGGTTATGGTTCCGGATTCGTGGTCGCAGGTGGCCGCGGACATCATCGCGCAGAAATACTTCCGCAAGGCGGGCGTCCCGGCCGTCACCAAAAAACGCTACGAGCACGACGTGCCCGAATGGCTGTGCCCGTCGGAACCCGATCACGCAACGCTCGAAAACCTGCCCGAAGACCAGCGGTACGGACGCGAAACCGACGCGCGGCAGGTGTTCAACCGCCTGGCGGGATGCTGGACCTACTGGGGCTGGAAGCACGGCTACTTCAGCAACGAGGAAGCGGCGCTCAACTATTACGACGAGATGTGTTGCATGCTGGCCCGGCAGAGCGGCGCCCCCAACTCGCCACAGTGGTTCAACACCGGCCTCAACTGGGCGTACGGCATTGAAGGCCCGCCGCAGGGTCATTACTTCTTCAACGAGCTGACCGGCAAGACCGAAAAATCGCCGAGCGCCTACGAGCGCCCGCAACCGCACGCCTGCTTCATCCTGTCCATCGAGGACGACCTGGTGAACGAGGGCGGCATCATGGACCTGTGGCAACAGGAAGCGCGGCTGTTCAAGTACGGCTCCGGCACCGGCACCAATTTCTCCAAACTGCGAAGCGGCGGTGAGTCGCTTTCCGGCGGCGGCCAGTCCTCCGGCCTGATGAGCTTCCTGAAGATCGGCGACCGCGCCGCGGGCGCCATCAAGTCCGGCGGCACCACGCGCCGCGCGGCGAAGATGGTCACGCTCGACGTCGATCATCCGGACATCGAGGAATACATTCAGTGGAAGGTGAAAGAAGAACGCAAGGTGGCGGCCCTGGCGGCGGGGAGCAAGCTGTGCCGCAAGCACCTGAAAGCCGTGCTCGACGCCTGCTGGGACTGGGACCAGGCCAGCACGCGCTTCGACGTCAAACAGAACAAGAAACTAAAAAAGGCCGTGCGGGATGCACTGGCAGTCTTCGTTCCGCAGAACTACATCTATCGCGTCATTCAGCTGGCCGAGCAGGGCGTCAAAGACGTCGAGTTCGAGGAATACGACACCAACTGGACGTCCGAGGCCTACCAGACCGTCTCCGGCCAGAACTCAAACAATTCGGTGCGCCTGACCAACGAATTCCTGCACGCGGTGGAATGCGACGGCGACTGGAACCTGGTTGCCCGTACCACCGGTAAGGTGGTCAAGACGGTGAAGGCGCGCGACATCTGGCGTCTGGTCAACGAATCGACGTGGGCGTCCGCCGACCCCGGCGTGCAGTTCGACACCACCATCAACGAATGGCACACCTGCCCGCAGGGCGGCCGCATCAACGCCTCCAACCCGTGTTCGGAATACATGTTCCTCGACGACACGGCGTGCAACCTGGCGTCGATCAACCTGATGAAGTTCCACGACGCGGAGACGGGAAAATTTGACGTCGACAAATTCATCGCCGCCTGCCGGCTGTGGACGCTGACCCTGGAAATTTCCGTCACCATGGCGCAGTTCCCGAACAAGGCGATCGCGCAGAAAAGTTACGAGTACCGCACGCTGGGTCTCGGTTACGCCAACCTCGGCACGCTTCTCATGGTGTCCGGCATCCCGTACGATTCCAAGCAGGCGCAGGCCATCACCGGCGCCATCACCGCCATCATGACCGGCATCAGTTACGCCATGTCGGCGGAGATCGCGGGCGAGATCGGTCCGTTCCCGAGATACAAGGAGAACGCTGAGGACATGTTGCGCGTCATGCGCAACCACCAGCGCGCCGCGCACAACGCCGACGCGCGCGAGTACGAGGGCCTCACCGTGTACCCGCGGGGCATCGATCCCATGCACTGCCCGGTGTACCTGCACGAGGCGGCGCTCGATGCGTGGAAGCAGGCGCTGGAGCTGGGGCAACAGCACGGCTACCGCAACGCGCAGACCACCTGCATCGCGCCCACCGGCACCATTGGCCTGGTCATGGATTGCGACACGACGGGCATCGAGCCCGACTACGCGCTGGTCAAGTACAAGAAGCTCGCCGGCGGCGGTTATTTCAAGATCATCAACCGTGCGGTGCCGCTGGCGCTCAAGAACCTCGGTTACCCGCAGGAACAGATTCAGGCCATCGTCGATCACTGCGTCGGCGCGGCCAGCCTGAAAGGCGCGCCGTACATCAATTATGAAGCGCTGAAAGCGAAGGGCTTCACCGACCACGTGCTGAGCGCGGTGGAGAAAGAACTGCCGCGCGTGTTCGACATCACCTTCGCCTTCAACAAGTATGTGCTGGGCGAGAACTTCTGCACGGAAGTCTTGGGCATCGACGGCGATCAACTGGACGCGCCGGATTTCAACCTGCTCAGGCACATCGGCTTCACCGACGAGCAGATCAGCAAAGCCAACGATCACATCTGCGGCACCATGACCATCGAAGGCGCGCCGCACCTGAAGGAAGAACACTATCCGGTGTTCGACTGCGCCAACAAGTGCGGCAAGTACGGCAAACGCTACATCCGCCACGAAGCGCACATCCGCAAGATGGCGGCGGCGCAACCGTTCATCTCCGGCGCGATTTCCAAGACCATCAACATGCCCAACAGTTCCACCATCGAAGACGTGGACAAGGCGCACATGCTGTCGTGGAAACTGATGGTGAAGGGCACCGCCGTGTACCGCGACGGATCGAAACTGAGCCAGCCGCTCAACAGCGTTGTCGCCGCCGAGTTCAACCTCGAGGACCTGGAAGACGAGACCGAACGCGACACCCTGAAGGTGGCGGAGAAGCTGACGCGCGTGTTCATCGATCAGCAGAAGAAGCGCAAGCCGCTTCCGTTCCGCCGAAAAGGCTACACGCAAAAGGCGGTGGTCGGCGGCCACAAGGTGTACCTGCGCACCGGCGAATACGAGGACGGAACGCTGGGCGAGATCTTCATCGACATGCACAAGGAAGGCGCGGCGTACCGGAGCCTGATGAACTGCTTCGCCATCTCCATCTCCCTTGGCCTCCAGCACGGCGTGCCGCTGGAGGAATTCGTCGATGCCTTTGTCTTCACGCGGTTCGAGCCGAACGGCATGGTGACTGGCAACAACACCATCACCATGGCGACGTCCACCATCGACTACATCTTCCGCGAACTGGCGATCAGTTACCTCGACCGCTATGACCTCGCGCACGTGACGCCGGAAGATCTGCGTTCCGACGCTTTGCAAAAGGAAGCGGAAGTGTCCCCGGATGCGGAAGAGGACAGCGAGAAATCCAAACCGTCCACTGAGGCGAAAGGCAAACGTGCGGAGGAGCCGGGTGATGCAGACGAGCCGCCCACTTCGTTCGGCAACGGCGGCAACGGTCACACCACGCCGCTGGCCGGAACCACGACCAAGAAACTCGGTGCGGTGGCGCTCAAACTCAGTAAGGACACGAAAAACTCCGCCGCCATCGCCAAGATGAAAGGGTATGAAGGCGATCCCTGCGGCGAGTGTGGTCAGTTGACGCTGGTGCGCAACGGCACGTGTCTCAAATGTATTTCCTGCGGTGCCACTTCGGGGTGTTCCTAA
- the pstC gene encoding phosphate ABC transporter permease subunit PstC, producing the protein MKSRSLSSVISPYRGPAFWLTGTMALVAVVSVAVLFAFLFWESLPVFSQRGVSFLTGTEWFSGEVYGALPMVIGTLWVTAIALFFTLPVALGAAVFTSEFLAPRARLTVKAVMELLAGVPGIVYGLMGVTLVAVWVRDAFGLIDGNTLFTAGLLLAVMILPTVMTLSEDALQAVPGEVRDTALGLGLTRWETLQRAVLPQAAPGIAGAVFLGMGRAMGETIAVMLVIGGLDRIPNPWFNVFLPGQSIPSKIGREAAESLGFGLQWHALIGLGLILFVMVMMLSWIGNRLLKRVRV; encoded by the coding sequence ATGAAATCCCGCTCCCTGTCCTCCGTTATTTCTCCTTACCGGGGTCCGGCGTTCTGGCTGACCGGGACGATGGCTTTGGTGGCGGTGGTTTCGGTGGCGGTGCTGTTCGCCTTCCTCTTTTGGGAAAGCCTTCCCGTTTTTTCACAGCGGGGTGTTTCGTTTTTGACCGGCACCGAGTGGTTTTCGGGTGAAGTGTACGGCGCACTGCCGATGGTCATCGGCACCTTATGGGTGACGGCGATCGCCTTGTTTTTCACCCTGCCGGTGGCCTTGGGGGCGGCGGTGTTCACCTCCGAGTTCCTTGCCCCCCGCGCACGTCTCACCGTCAAGGCGGTGATGGAACTGCTGGCGGGCGTGCCGGGCATCGTCTATGGCCTGATGGGCGTCACGCTGGTTGCCGTGTGGGTGCGGGATGCGTTCGGTCTGATCGACGGCAACACGCTGTTCACCGCGGGCCTCCTGCTGGCGGTGATGATCCTGCCTACGGTGATGACGCTTTCCGAAGACGCCCTGCAGGCGGTGCCGGGAGAAGTGCGCGACACGGCGCTGGGCCTCGGCCTCACGCGGTGGGAGACACTGCAACGCGCGGTCCTGCCGCAGGCGGCTCCGGGCATTGCGGGTGCGGTGTTTCTCGGCATGGGGCGCGCCATGGGGGAGACCATCGCCGTGATGCTGGTCATCGGTGGGCTCGACCGCATCCCCAATCCCTGGTTCAACGTGTTTTTGCCGGGGCAGAGCATCCCGTCCAAGATCGGACGCGAAGCGGCGGAGTCGTTGGGATTCGGCCTGCAATGGCACGCGCTCATCGGGCTGGGATTGATCCTGTTCGTCATGGTCATGATGCTGTCGTGGATCGGCAACCGCCTTCTTAAAAGGGTGAGAGTATGA
- a CDS encoding tetratricopeptide repeat protein — translation MRALTRIFQLLGLLLLLAILPQCTDKKSNEYVKEGLDHIEAQDFGRAELSFKQALEKNPKNAEAHYNLGGVYNYQGRYEEAEKSFQLALRNDPAHMDAHYSLGYTYEQMGDMEKAQKEFTTYKRLKQRYDKIMKDEQAKR, via the coding sequence ATGCGTGCCCTCACCCGCATTTTCCAGCTTCTTGGGTTGTTGCTTCTGCTTGCGATTCTACCCCAATGCACCGACAAAAAAAGCAATGAATACGTGAAGGAAGGGCTGGATCACATCGAAGCGCAGGACTTCGGCCGGGCGGAATTGTCGTTCAAACAGGCGCTGGAAAAGAACCCCAAAAACGCGGAAGCGCATTACAATCTGGGCGGCGTGTACAATTATCAGGGCCGGTACGAGGAAGCCGAAAAATCCTTTCAGCTCGCACTGCGGAACGATCCCGCGCACATGGACGCACATTACAGCCTGGGGTACACGTACGAACAGATGGGTGACATGGAGAAAGCACAGAAGGAATTCACCACCTACAAGCGGCTCAAGCAGCGGTACGACAAAATCATGAAAGACGAGCAGGCGAAGCGTTGA
- a CDS encoding transglutaminase-like domain-containing protein — MMKRFAWIAICLLAVLVAGSAGAAPIVERDDWSGTYFNGQKLGFNRAVVEVEDDEIRVHTQMFLRLEAGGIEQITSVSQDTRLTPDLKLKTFSLLQEIMGSRQRIEARVEGGKLLYNITTQGYSKDKELDLPENAVPASTAWLNLIHAGLEVGKKGTMILLIEPFQMTAPLKYEVLRKDTIDHRGKPVEAFVIKQEYSGIKTFTWATADGTVLRERTVQGFESIKEPASVARELPPEAMSVSNFITLSLVKANKPIAKPRTVKVLKLTLHNLTAPDSIPSDHRQKVLNAEKMKGGDYQATLLIEQESPVPARQVTFPFNDEAIRPYLEDTSQIQSQHPMIRALARELKGKSTDPWQVALAINKWVYSNLEKVLVDAFTAVDALNSRRGECQSHTNLYTALARAAGIPTRVINGIVYSEDFQGFVYHAWPEVFVGEWRALDPTLGQEGVDATHIKLSEGNNDGSLKLMEFVGRLDIDILEN, encoded by the coding sequence ATGATGAAACGATTTGCATGGATTGCGATTTGTCTGCTGGCGGTGTTGGTTGCCGGGTCCGCCGGGGCCGCGCCCATCGTGGAGCGCGACGACTGGTCCGGCACCTACTTCAACGGCCAGAAGCTGGGCTTCAACCGCGCCGTGGTCGAGGTGGAGGACGACGAGATCCGCGTCCACACGCAGATGTTCCTGCGGCTGGAGGCCGGTGGCATCGAGCAGATCACCTCCGTCTCGCAGGACACGCGCCTCACCCCGGACCTCAAGCTCAAGACCTTCAGCCTGCTCCAGGAAATCATGGGAAGCCGTCAGAGGATCGAGGCGCGGGTGGAAGGCGGCAAGCTCCTCTACAACATCACCACGCAGGGCTACAGCAAGGACAAGGAACTGGACCTGCCGGAGAACGCCGTGCCTGCCTCCACCGCGTGGCTGAACCTCATCCACGCCGGTCTCGAAGTCGGCAAAAAGGGCACGATGATCCTCTTGATCGAGCCGTTCCAGATGACCGCCCCGCTCAAGTACGAAGTTTTGCGGAAAGACACCATCGACCACCGCGGCAAGCCGGTGGAGGCCTTCGTCATCAAGCAGGAGTATTCCGGCATCAAGACGTTCACCTGGGCGACGGCGGACGGCACGGTCCTGCGCGAGCGCACCGTGCAGGGCTTTGAGTCGATCAAGGAACCCGCCTCCGTGGCCCGCGAACTGCCGCCGGAGGCGATGTCGGTCAGCAACTTCATCACGCTGAGCCTGGTCAAGGCGAACAAGCCGATCGCCAAGCCGCGCACAGTGAAGGTGCTCAAGCTGACGCTCCACAACCTCACCGCGCCCGATTCCATCCCCAGCGACCACCGGCAGAAGGTATTGAACGCCGAAAAGATGAAGGGCGGCGACTACCAGGCGACACTGTTGATCGAGCAGGAATCCCCGGTACCGGCCCGGCAGGTGACGTTCCCCTTCAATGATGAGGCGATACGGCCTTACCTCGAGGACACGTCGCAGATCCAGTCGCAACACCCCATGATCCGCGCCCTGGCCCGCGAGCTGAAGGGAAAGAGCACCGACCCGTGGCAGGTGGCGCTCGCCATCAATAAATGGGTGTACTCGAATCTGGAGAAGGTGCTGGTGGACGCCTTCACCGCCGTGGACGCGCTGAACTCCCGGCGCGGCGAATGCCAGTCGCACACCAACCTGTACACCGCGCTGGCCCGCGCCGCAGGCATCCCGACGCGCGTGATCAACGGCATCGTGTACTCGGAGGACTTCCAGGGCTTCGTCTATCACGCCTGGCCGGAAGTGTTTGTCGGCGAGTGGCGCGCGCTCGACCCGACCCTCGGGCAGGAAGGGGTGGACGCCACGCACATCAAGCTCTCCGAGGGCAACAACGACGGTTCGCTTAAGTTGATGGAGTTCGTCGGTCGGCTCGACATCGATATCCTCGAAAATTAG
- the guaB gene encoding IMP dehydrogenase has translation MARKQKEIETYLTFDDVLLLPAYSKVMPSEVSLKTQLTQTITLNCPLVSAPMDTVTEADLAIALAQEGGIGIIHRNLPPELQRKMVDKVKRSVSYIIPDPITMEPEQKLHEALEVMEKFRITGIPIVKNKKLVGMLTNRDIRFETKTDKPISQLMTKDNLVTIHENTPLDKSKKLLHDNRIEKLPVVDKKGNLKGLLTLKDILKVTEFPNAAKDRKGRLLVGAALGASTDYMDHIQDMVKVGLDVLTIDSAHGHSEKVLRTIREIKKSFPNLQVIGGNVATVEGTEALIKAGVDAVKVGIGPGSICTTRVVTGVGVPQITAVRKCSSVAAKKNIPVISDGGIRHSGDITKAIAAGAHSVMIGSLFAGTEESPGEKILYQGRSYKEYRGMGSIGAMQKGSSDRYFQELGLNESKLVPEGVEARIPYRGLLAFSVHQLMGGLRAGMGYCGCKTIDALRNDSQFIKITMAGLKESHVHDVIVTKESPNYHIE, from the coding sequence ATGGCCAGAAAACAAAAGGAAATCGAAACCTATCTTACTTTTGACGACGTTCTGCTCCTGCCCGCTTACTCCAAGGTCATGCCTTCGGAGGTGAGCCTGAAGACGCAGTTGACGCAGACCATCACCCTCAACTGCCCGCTGGTGAGCGCGCCGATGGACACGGTGACGGAAGCCGACCTCGCCATCGCGCTGGCGCAGGAGGGCGGCATCGGCATCATCCACCGCAACCTGCCGCCGGAGTTGCAACGCAAGATGGTGGACAAGGTCAAGCGTTCGGTCAGCTACATCATCCCGGACCCCATCACCATGGAGCCGGAGCAGAAACTGCACGAGGCGCTCGAGGTGATGGAAAAATTCCGCATCACCGGCATCCCCATCGTCAAAAACAAAAAACTGGTCGGCATGCTGACCAACCGCGACATCCGCTTCGAAACCAAGACCGACAAACCCATCTCGCAGTTGATGACGAAGGACAACCTCGTCACCATCCACGAAAACACGCCGCTCGACAAATCGAAAAAGCTCCTGCACGACAACCGCATCGAAAAACTGCCGGTGGTGGACAAGAAGGGCAACCTCAAGGGCCTGCTCACGCTGAAAGACATTCTGAAGGTCACCGAGTTCCCCAACGCGGCGAAGGACAGAAAAGGCCGCCTGCTGGTCGGCGCGGCCCTGGGCGCGTCCACCGATTACATGGACCACATCCAGGACATGGTGAAGGTCGGCCTCGACGTTCTCACCATCGACAGCGCGCACGGCCATTCGGAAAAAGTGCTCCGCACCATCCGCGAGATCAAAAAGTCGTTCCCCAATTTGCAGGTCATCGGCGGCAACGTGGCGACGGTCGAAGGCACCGAGGCGCTCATCAAGGCCGGGGTGGACGCGGTGAAGGTCGGCATCGGGCCGGGCTCCATCTGCACCACGCGCGTGGTCACCGGCGTCGGCGTGCCGCAGATCACCGCCGTGCGCAAGTGTTCGTCGGTGGCGGCGAAGAAGAACATCCCCGTCATCTCCGACGGCGGCATCCGCCACTCCGGCGACATCACCAAGGCCATCGCCGCGGGCGCGCATTCGGTGATGATCGGCTCGCTGTTTGCCGGCACGGAGGAAAGCCCCGGCGAAAAAATCCTGTATCAAGGACGGAGTTACAAGGAGTACCGCGGGATGGGATCGATCGGCGCCATGCAGAAGGGGTCGAGCGACCGCTACTTCCAGGAGTTGGGCCTCAACGAAAGCAAGCTGGTGCCGGAGGGCGTGGAGGCGCGCATTCCGTATCGCGGCCTGCTGGCGTTCAGCGTGCATCAACTGATGGGCGGGCTGCGCGCGGGCATGGGCTACTGCGGATGCAAGACCATCGACGCCCTGCGCAACGATTCGCAGTTCATCAAGATCACCATGGCGGGCCTGAAGGAAAGCCACGTGCACGACGTCATCGTCACCAAGGAATCGCCCAACTACCACATCGAATGA
- a CDS encoding class I SAM-dependent methyltransferase produces MSAVPTPFELFTPDSEFLTTDTRAARWAIPYNHACLNARADVLLNRNRDTLAGARVLDLASHIGTFSYAALQMNAAFVHGVDTEADTIRRAEALFANHSVPPEQFRFEVRDAFELLESCGEGVYDTIFCFGMLYYTAEPYRLLTLMKRAARRCILLDTFTAAYAALQGKDALGIHPHVTDEVLNLPILFTTLTQSEKKDYTLPESFAHKDRNLSLTTFPSIPLLETWFASLGLRAVAMDWSAYIEKPCHWKELWTPQQKKASHWADVYSAGVRVAYRLDVA; encoded by the coding sequence ATGTCCGCCGTGCCCACACCCTTCGAACTGTTCACTCCCGACTCGGAATTCCTGACTACCGACACCCGCGCCGCGCGCTGGGCCATTCCCTACAACCACGCCTGCCTGAACGCACGCGCCGATGTGTTGCTGAACCGGAACCGCGACACGCTTGCAGGCGCACGGGTGCTGGACCTCGCTTCGCATATCGGCACGTTCTCCTATGCCGCGCTTCAGATGAACGCGGCGTTCGTGCACGGCGTCGATACCGAAGCGGACACGATCCGGCGTGCGGAGGCTCTGTTTGCGAACCATTCGGTGCCACCGGAACAATTCCGGTTTGAGGTGCGGGATGCATTCGAACTGCTGGAGTCTTGCGGCGAGGGGGTGTACGACACGATTTTCTGTTTCGGCATGCTCTATTACACCGCCGAGCCGTACCGCCTGCTCACCTTGATGAAACGCGCCGCGCGCCGGTGCATTCTGCTCGACACCTTCACCGCCGCGTATGCGGCCCTGCAGGGCAAGGACGCGTTGGGCATTCACCCACACGTGACCGACGAGGTGCTGAACCTTCCCATCCTGTTCACCACGCTCACCCAATCGGAGAAAAAGGATTACACCCTGCCCGAATCGTTTGCGCACAAGGACCGCAACCTGAGCCTCACCACGTTTCCCAGCATTCCGCTTCTTGAAACCTGGTTTGCATCGCTTGGCCTGAGGGCCGTGGCAATGGACTGGTCGGCGTACATCGAAAAGCCGTGCCACTGGAAAGAACTGTGGACGCCACAGCAGAAGAAGGCGTCGCACTGGGCGGACGTGTATTCCGCGGGGGTGCGTGTTGCTTACCGGCTGGACGTGGCGTGA
- a CDS encoding formylglycine-generating enzyme family protein: MKPLISRVLIVALLGGCASVDLQPAHNPRTKKKNSTPVLPANGNSNPVNPVTTEPVVQPPTPQPEPVKKSVKELKPAPVLQTRLVPPTRLNRKDGSIMVHVSAGEYLVPLDPPGQHRLTDNSRGLARKMLPGFYMDLTEVKVKQFKLFRPDYDETAHTDGGDCPECPAMGIDWASARDYCLWAGKRLPTEEEWEAAARGQTQRLVPWEGESTPKRANLLGEEDGFIGAAPAGSFPLGASPTGALDMIGNVWEWVATPVPNPTGTPKPVSNPEGAAPLKSATPEPQSYLLKGGSWSSQTLLSAISIRNPVDGSITNSTFGFRCAKSAN; encoded by the coding sequence TTGAAGCCCCTCATATCCAGAGTACTGATCGTGGCCCTGTTGGGCGGGTGCGCCTCGGTGGACCTGCAACCGGCACACAACCCGCGCACGAAAAAGAAAAACTCCACACCGGTCCTGCCCGCCAACGGCAATTCCAATCCCGTCAATCCGGTGACGACCGAACCGGTCGTCCAGCCTCCCACGCCGCAACCCGAGCCGGTGAAGAAAAGCGTGAAGGAGTTGAAACCCGCACCGGTATTGCAAACCAGGCTGGTGCCGCCGACGCGCCTCAACCGTAAGGACGGGTCCATCATGGTGCACGTGTCTGCGGGCGAGTACCTGGTGCCGCTCGATCCCCCCGGCCAGCACCGGCTGACCGACAACTCGCGCGGCCTCGCAAGGAAAATGCTTCCCGGTTTTTACATGGACCTGACGGAAGTGAAAGTGAAGCAGTTCAAATTATTCCGGCCGGACTATGACGAAACCGCGCACACCGATGGCGGCGACTGCCCGGAGTGCCCGGCGATGGGCATCGACTGGGCCAGCGCGCGCGACTACTGCCTGTGGGCGGGAAAACGCCTTCCGACGGAAGAGGAATGGGAAGCCGCCGCGCGTGGACAAACCCAGCGGCTGGTGCCGTGGGAAGGCGAGTCCACCCCCAAACGCGCCAACCTGCTGGGTGAGGAAGACGGGTTCATCGGTGCGGCGCCTGCCGGGTCGTTTCCATTGGGAGCCAGCCCCACCGGCGCGCTGGACATGATCGGCAACGTGTGGGAATGGGTGGCGACGCCCGTGCCCAATCCCACGGGCACCCCCAAGCCCGTGTCGAATCCAGAGGGCGCGGCCCCGCTCAAGTCCGCCACCCCTGAGCCGCAGTCATACCTTCTGAAAGGCGGAAGCTGGAGCAGCCAGACCCTGCTCAGCGCCATCTCCATCCGCAACCCGGTGGATGGAAGCATCACCAACTCCACCTTCGGCTTCCGTTGCGCCAAATCGGCGAATTGA
- a CDS encoding phosphate ABC transporter substrate-binding protein: MKPERSQKKAGSRSLRVFAGMLAVFFTATTSPQAQETTLIRVGGSTTVLPIVTVAAERYQQLHPEVRITVNAGGSGVGIHGIGSGRLDIGMASRSITRDEMERYAGSKLRTHVVGRDAVACVISSEVYKAGVTSLSRDQIASIYRGRITNWKEVGGPDRPIIVIDKEPHRGTRHVFMRFVFGDEKARAPGARLVTGSNNEEQVKVAQSDAAIGMLSLAWINDDVAGVGIRMEGRVIAPTLENVRNGSFPIARDLNLITAGPPEGAVKAFIDYLLGPEGQVIVQESGYIPVNGPVPVN, translated from the coding sequence ATGAAACCTGAGAGGTCTCAAAAAAAGGCGGGCTCACGGAGCCTGCGTGTATTTGCGGGCATGCTGGCGGTGTTTTTTACCGCAACCACCTCCCCGCAGGCGCAGGAAACGACGCTCATCCGCGTCGGCGGTTCGACCACGGTGTTGCCCATCGTCACCGTCGCCGCCGAGCGTTATCAGCAGTTGCATCCGGAGGTGCGCATCACGGTCAACGCCGGCGGCAGTGGCGTCGGCATCCACGGCATCGGTTCCGGGCGGCTCGACATCGGCATGGCGTCGCGCTCCATCACGCGGGACGAGATGGAGCGGTATGCCGGATCGAAATTGCGGACGCATGTGGTGGGACGTGACGCCGTCGCCTGCGTCATCTCGTCGGAAGTGTACAAGGCCGGAGTGACGTCGCTCAGCCGAGACCAGATCGCCAGCATTTATCGCGGCCGTATCACCAACTGGAAAGAGGTCGGCGGACCCGACCGGCCGATCATCGTCATCGACAAGGAACCGCATCGCGGCACGCGGCATGTGTTCATGCGATTCGTATTCGGTGATGAAAAAGCGCGGGCTCCGGGCGCGCGCCTGGTGACCGGATCGAACAACGAAGAGCAGGTCAAGGTCGCGCAGAGCGACGCCGCCATTGGCATGTTGTCCCTGGCGTGGATCAATGACGACGTTGCCGGCGTCGGCATCCGCATGGAGGGACGCGTCATCGCCCCCACGCTCGAAAATGTGCGGAACGGATCGTTCCCCATCGCGCGCGATCTGAATTTGATCACCGCCGGACCGCCCGAAGGCGCAGTGAAGGCGTTCATCGATTACCTGCTGGGGCCGGAGGGACAGGTCATCGTGCAGGAGTCCGGTTACATTCCGGTGAACGGCCCGGTGCCCGTCAACTGA